One stretch of Clavibacter michiganensis DNA includes these proteins:
- the arfA gene encoding arabinosylfuranosidase ArfA: MTRARITIDRDFTIGDVPRRLFGSFVEHMGRCVYSGIYEPGHPTATPEGYRQDVLDLTKELGATVVRYPGGNFVSGYDWEDGVGPVEDRPRRLDGAWHTVETNAFGLHEFVGWSKAAGVEVMEAVNLGTRGVDAARSLVEYANHPGGSKYSDMRRRNGAEEPFDIRLWCLGNEMDGPWQIGHKTADEYGRLAQEAGKAMRLVDPRIELVACGSSNSGMSTFGQWEQTVLGHTYDVVDYVSLHAYYYENEGDVRSFLASAVDMDFFIDSVVATADATGARLKNRKRIDLSFDEWNVWYQRGLDGEDQPHRIEESGWREHPRVIEDEYNVTDAVVVGTLLNSLLRHGDRVKIANQAQLVNVIAPIRSEEGGPAWRQSIFWPFARMAQLATGRILQVEVDSDRYDNDRFGTADVVDVSATWDDEAGTVSVFLANRGLEEEASTEVALRGLDAGRILRAEVLRVPEGGDRFSSNTLDSGEQVGLVPLEGVHAEGGRLTLTLPALSWAVVVLDVTRS, from the coding sequence ATGACCCGCGCCCGCATCACCATCGACCGCGACTTCACCATCGGCGACGTGCCCCGCCGGCTCTTCGGCTCGTTCGTCGAGCACATGGGCCGGTGCGTCTACAGCGGCATCTACGAGCCGGGCCATCCCACCGCGACGCCCGAGGGCTACCGGCAGGACGTGCTCGACCTCACCAAGGAGCTCGGCGCCACCGTCGTGCGCTACCCCGGCGGGAACTTCGTCTCGGGCTACGACTGGGAGGACGGCGTGGGCCCCGTCGAGGACCGGCCCCGCCGGCTCGACGGCGCCTGGCACACCGTGGAGACGAACGCGTTCGGCCTGCACGAGTTCGTGGGCTGGTCGAAGGCCGCGGGCGTCGAGGTGATGGAGGCCGTCAACCTCGGCACGCGCGGCGTCGACGCGGCGCGCTCGCTGGTCGAGTACGCGAACCACCCCGGCGGATCGAAGTACTCCGACATGCGCCGGAGGAACGGCGCCGAGGAGCCCTTCGACATCAGGCTCTGGTGCCTCGGCAACGAGATGGACGGGCCGTGGCAGATCGGGCACAAGACGGCCGACGAGTACGGCCGGCTCGCGCAGGAGGCGGGCAAGGCCATGCGGCTCGTGGATCCGCGCATCGAGCTCGTCGCGTGCGGCAGCTCCAACTCGGGCATGTCGACGTTCGGCCAGTGGGAGCAGACGGTGCTCGGCCACACCTACGACGTCGTCGACTACGTCTCGCTGCACGCCTACTACTACGAGAACGAGGGCGACGTGCGGAGCTTCCTCGCCAGCGCGGTCGACATGGACTTCTTCATCGACTCGGTGGTCGCGACCGCGGACGCGACCGGCGCGCGCCTGAAGAACCGCAAGCGCATCGACCTCTCGTTCGACGAGTGGAACGTCTGGTACCAGCGCGGGCTCGACGGCGAGGACCAGCCGCACCGCATCGAGGAGTCGGGCTGGCGCGAGCATCCGCGGGTCATCGAGGACGAGTACAACGTCACCGACGCGGTCGTCGTCGGCACGCTGCTCAACTCGCTCCTCCGGCACGGCGACCGGGTGAAGATCGCGAACCAGGCGCAGCTCGTGAACGTGATCGCGCCGATCCGCAGCGAGGAGGGCGGGCCCGCCTGGCGGCAGTCGATCTTCTGGCCGTTCGCCCGCATGGCGCAGCTCGCGACGGGTCGGATCCTCCAGGTCGAGGTCGACAGCGACCGATACGACAACGACCGCTTCGGCACCGCAGACGTGGTCGACGTGAGCGCGACCTGGGACGACGAGGCCGGCACCGTCTCGGTCTTCCTCGCCAACCGCGGGCTCGAGGAGGAGGCGTCGACCGAGGTCGCGCTGCGCGGGCTCGACGCCGGCCGGATCCTCCGCGCCGAGGTCCTGCGCGTGCCCGAGGGCGGCGACCGCTTCTCGAGCAACACGCTCGACTCCGGCGAGCAGGTCGGGCTCGTGCCGCTCGAGGGCGTGCACGCCGAGGGCGGGCGCCTCACGCTCACGCTCCCGGCGCTGTCGTGGGCGGTCGTGGTGCTGGACGTGACCCGCAGCTGA
- a CDS encoding carbohydrate ABC transporter permease — protein MTTATRPAFSSGTLARKPATSVAARQGRTGTPRFAPSRIAALLILIVLAAAWLLPFLWAVLTSFKSETDAAAFPVTVFPAGGFTLDAYASVLNGGTIPLWTWNSLVTSTVITVVAVVFSALAGYALSRIDFRGRKLLMGAIVASIIIPPQILIVPLFYQMLSFNLVDTLWAVILPQIVQPAMVFILKAFFDQIPIELEDAARVDGAGRVRVFLQIVMPLSRPILSAVAIFVFIGAWNNFLWPFIATNDATLMTLPVGLQTVKNAYGIQYAQNMASAVLAALPLILVFLFFQRQIIKGISTTGFGGQ, from the coding sequence ATGACCACCGCCACCCGTCCCGCCTTCTCCTCCGGCACGCTCGCCCGGAAGCCCGCGACCAGCGTCGCCGCGCGCCAGGGCCGCACGGGCACGCCCCGGTTCGCCCCGTCGCGGATCGCCGCGCTCCTGATCCTCATCGTCCTCGCCGCCGCGTGGCTGCTGCCGTTCCTCTGGGCGGTGCTCACGTCGTTCAAGTCGGAGACCGACGCCGCGGCGTTCCCGGTGACGGTCTTCCCGGCGGGCGGGTTCACGCTCGACGCCTACGCGTCCGTGCTCAACGGCGGCACGATCCCGCTGTGGACCTGGAACAGCCTCGTCACCAGCACGGTGATCACGGTCGTCGCGGTCGTGTTCTCGGCGCTCGCCGGCTACGCGCTCAGCCGCATCGACTTCCGCGGCCGCAAGCTGCTGATGGGCGCGATCGTGGCGTCGATCATCATCCCGCCGCAGATCCTCATCGTCCCGCTCTTCTACCAGATGCTGTCGTTCAACCTGGTGGACACCCTCTGGGCCGTGATCCTGCCGCAGATCGTGCAGCCCGCCATGGTCTTCATCCTGAAGGCGTTCTTCGACCAGATCCCGATCGAGCTGGAGGACGCCGCGCGCGTCGACGGCGCGGGACGCGTGCGCGTGTTCCTGCAGATCGTGATGCCGCTGTCGCGCCCCATCCTCTCGGCGGTCGCGATCTTCGTCTTCATCGGCGCGTGGAACAACTTCCTCTGGCCCTTCATCGCCACGAACGACGCCACGCTCATGACCCTCCCGGTCGGCCTGCAGACGGTGAAGAACGCCTACGGGATCCAGTACGCCCAGAACATGGCGTCGGCCGTGCTCGCCGCGCTGCCGCTGATCCTGGTGTTCCTCTTCTTCCAGCGCCAGATCATCAAGGGCATCTCGACCACCGGGTTCGGCGGGCAGTGA
- a CDS encoding carbohydrate ABC transporter permease → MTTAAPPTPVAPAAGSPSPRPAAGSPKVRAKEQSMGMLFIAPFLITFLVFLVWPVLYGFYQSLTGQSLTGANSELIGFANYAEAFGDSQMWRSLGNTVVFTIASTVPLLVVGLVLALLVNLGLPGQWLWRLAFFLPFLLASTVVSLFWLWMYNPQLGVVNAIAGAFGLPQPAWLQDSNLAMTSVVVTTVWWTVGFNFLIYLAALQNIPDQQYEAAALDGAGKWRQLFSITIPQLAPTTALLAILQVLASLKVFDQIYQMTAGGPGGSTRPIVQYVFETGFTGFRFGYSAAISYIFFALIVVISVIQFTATRRKS, encoded by the coding sequence GTGACGACAGCAGCACCACCCACCCCGGTCGCCCCCGCGGCCGGGTCCCCGTCCCCGCGGCCCGCCGCGGGCAGCCCGAAGGTGCGGGCCAAGGAGCAATCCATGGGGATGCTCTTCATCGCCCCGTTCCTCATCACCTTCCTGGTGTTCCTGGTCTGGCCCGTCCTCTACGGCTTCTACCAGAGCCTCACCGGGCAGAGCCTCACGGGCGCCAACAGCGAGCTCATCGGCTTCGCGAACTACGCCGAGGCCTTCGGCGACTCCCAGATGTGGCGCTCGCTCGGCAACACCGTGGTGTTCACGATCGCGAGCACCGTCCCGCTCCTCGTCGTCGGCCTCGTGCTCGCGCTCCTCGTGAACCTCGGGCTCCCCGGCCAGTGGCTCTGGCGGCTGGCGTTCTTCCTGCCGTTCCTGCTCGCCTCCACCGTCGTGTCGCTGTTCTGGCTCTGGATGTACAACCCGCAGCTCGGCGTCGTGAACGCGATCGCCGGGGCGTTCGGCCTCCCGCAGCCCGCGTGGCTGCAGGACTCGAACCTCGCGATGACGAGCGTCGTCGTCACCACCGTGTGGTGGACCGTCGGGTTCAACTTCCTCATCTACCTGGCGGCGCTGCAGAACATCCCCGACCAGCAGTACGAGGCCGCCGCGCTCGACGGCGCCGGCAAGTGGCGGCAGCTGTTCTCCATCACGATCCCGCAGCTCGCCCCGACCACCGCGCTCCTCGCGATCCTGCAGGTGCTCGCGTCGCTCAAGGTCTTCGACCAGATCTACCAGATGACCGCGGGCGGCCCGGGCGGATCGACCCGGCCCATCGTGCAGTACGTCTTCGAGACCGGGTTCACCGGCTTCCGCTTCGGCTACTCGGCCGCCATCTCGTACATCTTCTTCGCCCTGATCGTCGTGATCTCGGTCATCCAGTTCACCGCGACCCGGAGGAAGTCATGA
- a CDS encoding extracellular solute-binding protein — protein sequence MDPVAGKAGGRPSAWSRRQILMGGAAALGGAFLVGGLSGCAPQVASAGGIVDLKYWHLLSGGDGIRMTEMVKEANDSGGGFDVTATVLAWGQPYYTKLAMASVGGRAPDVAVMHAARVPGFAPGGLLDPWDTDRLAELGVTQADFEPRVWDKGVVDGQLYSIALDSHPFILMYNTDIAAQAGVLGGDGQLEEITSPDRFLEVMRAMQAVTGEHGLSYGYLGDGAQMWRMFYTFYKQMGGDMELPTGGEVVYDRDKAVASLEYIQTLLDGTIATPSGDAGTAIAEFAGAKSGAIVTGVWELPTFQKAEVPFDAMPIPNLFGTPATFADSHAFVLPHQSSPDPVKRERTYAFVADLLKNSLQWAGAGHIPAYKPVVDSPEYAELLPQAHYANAAEQIEYDPVAYFTGSGSDFQTYFAENVQNVFLGRQEAGVGLDAFIRQINALLAKPNPL from the coding sequence ATGGATCCTGTTGCAGGAAAGGCCGGGGGACGTCCCTCGGCATGGTCGAGGCGTCAGATCCTCATGGGCGGAGCGGCGGCCCTGGGCGGCGCGTTCCTGGTCGGGGGCCTCTCCGGCTGCGCGCCCCAGGTGGCGTCGGCCGGCGGCATCGTCGACCTGAAGTACTGGCATCTGCTGTCCGGAGGCGACGGCATCCGGATGACGGAGATGGTGAAGGAGGCGAACGACTCCGGCGGCGGCTTCGACGTGACCGCCACCGTCCTCGCCTGGGGCCAGCCGTACTACACGAAGCTCGCCATGGCGTCGGTGGGCGGCCGAGCACCGGACGTCGCGGTGATGCACGCGGCCCGCGTGCCCGGCTTCGCGCCCGGCGGCCTGCTCGATCCGTGGGACACCGACAGGCTCGCCGAACTCGGCGTCACCCAGGCCGACTTCGAGCCGCGCGTCTGGGATAAGGGCGTCGTCGACGGGCAGCTGTACTCCATCGCCCTCGACAGCCACCCGTTCATCCTCATGTACAACACGGACATCGCGGCCCAGGCGGGCGTCCTGGGCGGCGACGGCCAGCTCGAGGAGATCACGTCGCCTGACCGGTTCCTCGAGGTCATGCGGGCGATGCAGGCCGTCACCGGCGAGCACGGCCTCAGCTACGGCTACCTCGGCGACGGCGCCCAGATGTGGCGCATGTTCTACACGTTCTACAAGCAGATGGGCGGCGACATGGAGCTGCCCACGGGCGGCGAGGTCGTCTACGACCGCGACAAGGCCGTCGCGTCGCTCGAGTACATCCAGACCCTGCTCGACGGAACGATCGCCACCCCGAGCGGCGACGCCGGCACCGCCATCGCCGAGTTCGCGGGCGCCAAGAGCGGCGCCATCGTCACGGGCGTGTGGGAGCTCCCCACGTTCCAGAAGGCGGAGGTGCCCTTCGACGCGATGCCCATCCCGAACCTGTTCGGCACGCCCGCGACATTCGCCGACTCGCACGCGTTCGTGCTGCCGCACCAGAGCTCGCCGGACCCGGTCAAGCGCGAGAGGACGTACGCCTTCGTCGCCGATCTCCTGAAGAACTCGCTGCAGTGGGCGGGCGCCGGGCACATCCCGGCGTACAAGCCGGTCGTCGACAGCCCCGAGTACGCGGAGCTCCTGCCGCAAGCGCACTATGCGAACGCGGCCGAGCAGATCGAGTACGACCCGGTGGCGTACTTCACCGGATCCGGCTCGGACTTCCAGACGTACTTCGCCGAGAACGTGCAGAACGTGTTCCTCGGGCGGCAGGAGGCGGGGGTCGGCCTCGACGCCTTTATCCGGCAGATCAACGCGCTGCTCGCGAAGCCCAACCCCCTGTAG
- a CDS encoding LacI family DNA-binding transcriptional regulator, whose protein sequence is MRATVKDVAARAGVSPKTVSNVITGRVAVSPATRERVERAVADLDYVPNLSARGLRNGRTGVIAVALPDLGTAYSAELAHHLVEVAHEAGYSIQMEETGSRPDRERDLMSRAREHLVDGLILNPVLLSRSAISRAESLPPVVVIGEVEQEIVDRVLVDSVQAAYDMTRFLLGTGARRIAAVGTATREESAAGDLRRIGYRRAMEEAGEAPIEIDRTGWNSASGAEAVDAWLADGNPLPDALFCFTDGLAFGALRALADHGIRVPEDIQVAGFDDVDQSRFSIPTLTSVHFDIRAYAEAAVGQLVRRIEERDGPPVQLVIPHRIVVRGSTRPTA, encoded by the coding sequence ATGCGCGCGACAGTCAAGGACGTCGCCGCGCGTGCCGGGGTCTCCCCGAAGACCGTGTCGAACGTGATCACCGGCCGCGTGGCCGTGAGTCCCGCGACCCGCGAGCGCGTCGAGCGGGCCGTCGCCGACCTCGACTACGTGCCGAACCTCTCCGCGCGCGGCCTCCGCAACGGGCGCACGGGCGTCATCGCGGTGGCCCTGCCCGACCTCGGCACCGCGTACTCCGCGGAGCTCGCCCACCACCTCGTGGAGGTCGCGCACGAGGCCGGCTACAGCATCCAGATGGAGGAGACGGGCTCGCGGCCCGACCGCGAGCGCGACCTCATGTCCCGCGCGCGCGAGCACCTGGTCGACGGCCTGATCCTCAACCCCGTCCTCCTCTCGCGGAGCGCCATCTCCCGCGCCGAGTCGCTGCCGCCCGTGGTGGTGATCGGCGAGGTCGAGCAGGAGATCGTCGACCGGGTGCTCGTCGACAGCGTCCAGGCGGCGTACGACATGACGCGCTTCCTCCTCGGCACGGGCGCCCGGCGCATCGCCGCGGTCGGCACGGCCACCCGCGAGGAGTCCGCGGCGGGCGATCTCCGCCGCATCGGCTACCGGCGCGCGATGGAGGAGGCGGGCGAGGCGCCCATCGAGATCGACCGCACGGGCTGGAACAGCGCGTCAGGTGCGGAGGCCGTCGACGCCTGGCTGGCCGATGGCAATCCTCTCCCGGACGCGCTGTTCTGCTTCACGGACGGCCTCGCGTTCGGCGCCCTGCGCGCGCTCGCCGACCACGGCATCCGCGTCCCCGAGGACATCCAGGTCGCGGGATTCGACGACGTCGACCAGTCGCGCTTCTCGATCCCGACCCTCACGTCCGTGCACTTCGACATCCGCGCCTACGCGGAGGCGGCCGTCGGCCAGCTGGTGCGCCGGATCGAGGAGCGCGACGGCCCGCCCGTGCAGCTCGTGATCCCGCACCGCATCGTCGTCCGCGGCAGCACGCGCCCGACCGCCTGA
- a CDS encoding pilus assembly protein CpaE, translating into MISTAHATTLLELGLEWSPEPGDRFRIRGQGFESDVFTISELTIEAHEHATGTVLGFNGTTEWALDSVALEDSLWLPREDQLRALLGGAFRSLRREIGGAEDGAHVVLVVIDGAEVEHRDLEAEEAYAKALIAVMEAAAPMPPAA; encoded by the coding sequence ATGATCTCCACCGCGCACGCCACGACCCTCCTGGAGCTCGGCCTCGAGTGGAGCCCCGAGCCCGGCGACCGGTTCCGGATCCGCGGCCAGGGCTTCGAGTCCGACGTCTTCACCATCAGCGAGCTCACGATCGAGGCGCACGAGCACGCGACCGGCACCGTCCTCGGCTTCAACGGCACGACGGAGTGGGCGCTCGACTCCGTGGCGCTCGAGGACAGCCTGTGGCTGCCGCGCGAGGACCAGCTCCGGGCGCTGCTCGGCGGCGCCTTCCGGTCGCTGCGGCGCGAGATCGGCGGAGCGGAGGACGGCGCGCACGTGGTGCTCGTCGTGATCGACGGCGCCGAGGTCGAGCACCGGGACCTCGAGGCCGAGGAGGCCTACGCGAAGGCGCTCATCGCCGTGATGGAGGCCGCTGCCCCCATGCCGCCCGCCGCCTGA